Proteins co-encoded in one Neoarius graeffei isolate fNeoGra1 chromosome 11, fNeoGra1.pri, whole genome shotgun sequence genomic window:
- the syne1b gene encoding nesprin-1 isoform X7, producing the protein MENKVSQNGDISIEEMIEKLRKDYQEELTAAQEDKQQLQQMGERLVRASHESKASEIEHKLVKVSDRWQHLLDLIGARTKKLRETLVAVQQLDKNMSSLRSWLAHIETELSRPIVYDTCDFQEIQRKLDLQQELQRDIEKHSTGVASVLNLCEVLLHDCDACATDAECDSIQQATRSLDRRWRSICAMSMERKLKIEETWRLWQKFLDDFSHFEEWLEMSERTAALPNSSGVLYTVAKEELKKFETFQRQVHESLTQLELINKQYRRLARENRTDAACRLREMAHDGNQRWDNLQRRVSSILRRLKHFISQREEFETARDSILVWLTEMDLQLTNIEHFSECDVQAKIKQLRAFQQEILLNTTKIEHILQHGEALIEKSEPLDAAVIEEELEELQRYCQEVFGRVERYYKKLIRLPVQFTDDEHDISYSDREYDLDEPGDVSSFPWSERLGDSQLSPVPSSSQSASLAAPLRAEQSGRDTPASVDSIPLEWDHDYDLSRGLESATRSSEQGEEGKDGAYVQGLGSALSDVVIPESPEAYVKLTEKTLRSISGEAASLETHFRQLAKALDTSHFHLQQTENIIRSRTPTGPELDASYMGYMRLLGECRDSIDTVKRVGCELKEEEHKLAGFVNPSSSESQTSGVIERWELLQAQALSKELRMKQNLQQWQQFNSDLNSIWTWLDQAEEELEQQQRLDASTDIHTIELRIKKLKELQKAVDKRKAIVLSINLCSSEFVQADTEDSQELQGRLKEMNNRWERLTCSLDEWRSSLQDALMHCQDFHEMSHGLLLWLENIDRRRNEIIPIDHSQDTDILHEHHKTLLQIRRELLDSQLKVASLQDMSLQLLVHSEGSECLEAKEKVHVIGNRLKMLLKEVTRDIRELDKTLDITSNQQDLSSWSSADELDTSGSLSPVSGRSTPSRHRSKRGKSSLSQPGPSVSSSHYRSLSVAGSDSSHSEEKESPSWCRTFLQRVLWAALPVQLLLLLLVALACLVPMSEEDYSCSQSNNFAHSFHPMLSYTNGPPPM; encoded by the exons ATGGAGAACAAGGTCTCCCAAAATGGTGACATCAGCATTGAAGAGATGATTGAGAAACTCAGAAAG GACTACCAGGAAGAGCTAACAGCTGCTCAGGAGGATAAGCAGCAGCTCCAGCAGATGGGAGAGCGTTTAGTCAGAGCTAGCCATGAAAGTAAAGCCTCAGAAATAGAACACAAACTCGTCAAGGTCAGTGATCGCTGGCAGCACCTGCTCGACCTCATCGGTGCGAG GACAAAAAAACTGAGGGAGACTCTGGTAGCTGTGCAGCAGCTGGATAAGAACATGAGCAGCCTGCGTTCCTGGCTGGCCCACATTGAGACAGAGCTCTCTCGTCCTATCGTCTATGACACCTGCGACTTTCAGGAAATCCAGAGAAAACTGGACCTGCAGCAG GAGCTGCAGAGAGATATAGAGAAGCACAGcacaggtgtggcctctgtgttgaaCCTGTGCGAGGTGCTGCTTCACGACTGTGATGCTTGTGCCACGGACGCAGAATGTGACTCCATCCAACAAGCCACACGCAGCCTGGACCGCCGCTGGAGGAGCATCTGCGCCATGTCCATGGAGAGAAAGCTCAA GATTGAAGAGACATGGCGACTCTGGCAGAAGTTTCTGGACGACTTCTCCCATTTTGAGGAATGGTTGGAAATGTCTGAAAGAACAGCTGCCTTACCAAACTCTTCTGGTGTGCTTTACACAGTGGCCAAGGAGGAGCTGAAGAAATTTGAG ACTTTCCAGCGGCAGGTGCATGAAAGCCTGACCCAGCTTGAACTGATTAATAAGCAGTACAGGCGGTTGGCACGAGAGAATCGCACAGATGCAGCTTGTCGTCTACGGGAGATGGCACATGATGGAAACCAGCGCTGGGATAACCTGCAGAGAAGAGTGTCCTCTATCCTGCGTCGACTCAAG CACTTTATTAGCCAAAGGGAGGAGTTTGAGACAGCCCGAGACAGCATACTGGTGTGGCTAACCGAGATGGACCTCCAGCTAACTAACATTGAGCACTTTTCTGAGTGTGATGTCCAGGCCAAAATCAAACAGCTCAGG GCATTCCAGCAGGAGATCTTACTGAACACAACCAAGATTGAGCACATCTTGCAGCATGGGGAGGCACTGATAGAGAAGAGTGAGCCTCTAGATGCTGCAGTTATTGAAGAAGAGTTGGAAGAGTTACAGCGCTACTGCCAGGAAGTATTTGGACGAGTGGAACGTTATTACAAGAAACTCATCCGTCTACCGGTACAG TTCACAGATGATGAGCAtgacatttcctactcggatcggGAATATGATTTAGACGAGCCGGGTGATGTGTCCAGCTTTCCATGGAGTGAACGTCTAGGTGATAGTCAACTCTCTCCGGTACCCTCCTCAAGCCAATCTGCCTCCCTGGCTGCCCCACTTCGGGCTGAGCAGTCAGGCCGAGACACTCCAGCTAGTGTTGACTCCATCCCCCTAGAATGGGACCACGACTATGATCTGAGTCGTGGCCTAGAGAGCGCCACCAGATCCTCAGAGCAAGGAGAGGAGGGAAAGGATGGAGCATATGTTCAGGGATTAGGATCTGCACTTTCAG ATGTAGTGATCCCAGAGAGCCCAGAGGCATATGTAAAACTAACAGAGAAAACACTGAGATCCATCTCTG GAGAGGCTGCCTCTCTTGAGACTCATTTCCGGCAGCTTGCAAAAGCCCTTGACACGAGCCACTTCCACCTCCAGCAGACCGAGAACATCATCCGCAGCCGTACACCTACTGGCCCTGAGCTGGATGCCTCCTACATGGGCTAT ATGCGGTTGCTTGGCGAGTGTCGTGACAGTATTGACACAGTGAAGAGGGTCGGCTGTGAGCTGAAGGAGGAAGAACACAAGCTGGCAGGGTTTGTGAACCCCAGCAGCTCAGAATCACAGACCTCTG GAGTAATTGAGCGCTGGGAACTGCTGCAGGCTCAGGCTCTCAGTAAAGAGTTACGCATGAAGCAGAACCTGCAGCAGTGGCAACAATTTAACTCCGACCTCAACAGCATATGGACCTGGTTGGACCAGGCTGAAGAGgagctggagcagcagcagaggctGGATGCTAGCACTGATATCCACACCATTGAGTTGCGCATCAAGAAACTCAAG GAACTCCAGAAGGCTGTGGACAAGCGCAAGGCCATAGTGCTGTCCATAAATCTGTGCAGTTCTGAGTTTGTACAGGCAGACACTGAGGATTCTCAAGAGCTGCAGGGCCGACTGAAGGAAATGAATAACCGATGGGAGCGGCTAACCTGCTCTCTCGACGAATGGAGGAGCTCTCTCCAAGATGCACTAATGCATTGCCAG GACTTCCATGAAATGAGTCATGGTCTGTTATTGTGGCTGGAGAATATTGATCGTAGGAGAAATGAGATCATCCCCATCGATCACAGTCAGGACACTGACATTCTGCACGAACATCATAAAACCCTCTTG CAAATCCGTCGGGAACTGCTCGACTCTCAGCTGAAGGTGGCGTCGTTGCAGGACATGTCTCTGCAGCTATTGGTCCACTCAGAGGGCAGTGAGTGCCTGGAAGCCAAGGAGAAGGTGCACGTCATTGGCAACCGCCTCAAGATGCTATTGAAAGAGGTGACACGAGACATCAGAGAGCTGGATAAAACTCTGGACATCACCAGCAATCAGCAG GATCTGTCATCTTGGTCATCTGCTGATGAACTGGACACATCTGGTTCATTGAGTCCTGTGTCTGGACGAAGCACTCCCAGTCGCCATCGATCG AAACGGGGCAAAAGTAGTCTGTCACAGCCTGGACCCTCTGTGAGCAGTTCACACTACAG GTCTCTCAGCGTCGCTGGATCCGATTCCTCCCATTCTGAGGAGAAGGAGTCGCCCTCCTGGTGTAGAACTTTCCTCCAACGAGTCCTCTGGGCCGCACTGCCTGTGCAGCTGCTATTGCTGCTATTGGTGGCCTTGGCCTGTCTGGTGCCTATGTCTGAGGAGGACTACAGTTGCTCCCAGTCTAACAACTTCGCTCACTCTTTTCATCCTATGCTCAGTTACACAAATGGGCCTCCACCTATGTGA
- the ccdc170 gene encoding coiled-coil domain-containing protein 170: MEDSVIQQHLHHYKQATESAREELAALQAKYQSLHSELVDCRSKLSSQETTVKDLREATDRHKETEARQASLISSLRERIHNTEEEMISIATSKSITDMKLQALTKEKEDLKERALQLEIQSKEYLKEWNKTKQETTDLQRKCKEFLSRLVSKLSVDLAGNDKPMETVVSLVDLCCKERDRQKTQICALEESVKSYEVESKASRETLRRLVADVDHEQKASAIRASDLNSVRQELDCTLLKKQSLEVDNKNLRNKLQECELALVATKEECSPYKKCSQDLEQRLLRSQNEAQALHSRMESFFKEVQVLLGNEPVISLPKEEHVLERLREVCRREKSSTESVTAMETRLATALQELGRQTELHRAAEQREQQLQNKMQILESELLTVGVSKDEQSHEKQQYLQFLEHLSEKMRIEHITTDLGFDMQLEAILARAEQLTRQEGTALVETKTMIYSLQKKLKDQKQRLESKDLHMDLLRRKMTQLDEEKRSRSALAVERDDATVASRKLQKKVERLQAELNAMRLSATDLKAQLSHTNELKIRVMEQNRTIEDQTKSLGKLEKNKEKVEKRLATAKTELQNQEHRARDELQQAQRLLHSQASAMAELAHREKKLMDFCTVIAQMLGMNTPASVPSCEIIKRLEVLIHSGHHFTLVNQCVVPHHQHHTALIPDAPACSIVTTDSAGPEVSEQPTLSTPTTT, encoded by the exons ATGGAAGATTCAGTAATCCAGCAGCACCTGCACCACTACAAACAGGCCACAGAATCTGCCCGGGAGGAGCTAGCAGCCCTCCAGGCCAAATATCAAAGTCTCCACTCAGAG CTGGTGGATTGTCGATCCAAGCTTTCCTCTCAGGAGACTACTGTGAAAGATCTGAGAGAGGCAACTGACAGGCACAAGGAGACAGAGGCCAGACAGGCATCTCTCATCAGCTCCCTCAGGGAGCGCATTCACAACACTGAAGAAGAAATGATCTCCATTGCCACCTCTAAAAGCATTACAGATATGAAATTACAAGCACTTACCAAGGAGAAGGAAGATTTGAAGGAAAGAGCATTACAACTGGAGATTCAGTCCAA GGAGTATCTTAAAGAATGGAACAAGACAAAGCAAGAGACTACTGATTTGCAGAGGAAATGCAAAGAATTTTTATCCAGACTAGTCAGCAAGCTTTCTGTCGATTTAGCTGGGAATGATAAACCCATGGAGACAGTTGTCTCTTTG GTGGACCTGTGCTGCaaggagagagatagacagaagaCTCAGATATGTGCCCTAGAGGAGAGTGTGAAATCCTATGAGGTGGAGAGTAAAGCCAGCAGAGAAACACTGAGAAGACTAGTGGCTGATGTGGACCATGAACAGAAAGCATCGGCTATCCGAGCGAGTGACCTGAACTCTGTTAGACAG GAACTTGATTGCACACTACTAAAGAAACAGAGCCTGGAAGTAGACAATAAGAACCTGAGGAACAAGCTGCAGGAATGTGAGCTTGCCCTGGTTGCTACTAAGGAGGAGTGCAGCCCTTATAAGAAGTGCTCTCAAGATCTGGAGCAAAGACTCCTCAGGAGCCAAAATGAGGCACAAGCATTACACAGTCGCATGGAGTCCTTTTTCAAAGAAGTGCAAGTTCTGCTTGGAAATGAGCCCGTCATTTCCCTGCCTAAAGAAGAACATGTTCTGGAGAGACTCCGAGAAGTCTGCAGAAGAGAGAAAAGCAGCACTGAG TCTGTTACTGCGATGGAGACCAGGCTGGCTACAGCCTTACAGGAACTTGGTAGGCAGACGGAGCTGCACAGGGCAGCAGAACAGAGGGAGCAGCAGCTCCAGAACAAGATGCAAATACTGGAGTCAGAGCTGCTCACTGTGGGAGTGAGCAAAGATGAGCAGAGTCATGAAAAACAACAA TACTTGCAGTTTCTGGAGCATCTTTCAGAGAAAATGAGAATTGAGCATATAACCACAGATTTGGGTTTTGACATGCAACTTGAGGCCATACTGGCACGTGCAGAACAACTGACTAGACAGGAGGGAACAGCTTTAGTGGAAACCAAGACTATGATTTACAGTCTTCAGAAAAAG TTGAAGGATCAGAAGCAGCGCTTAGAGAGTAAGGACCTGCACATGGATCTTCTACGGAGGAAGATGACCCAGCTGGATGAAGAGAAGAGGAGTCGTTCAGCATTGGCCGTGGAGAGGGATGATGCTACAGTGGCCAGCAGGAAACTGCAGAAGAAGGTGGAGCGACTTCAGGCTGAGCTTAATGCCATGCGACTCTCCGCCACTGACCTGAAGGCCCAGCTCTCTCACACCAATGAGCTGAAG ATCAGAGTGATGGAACAGAACAGAACCATTGAAGATCAGACTAAGAGtctaggaaaactggagaagaacAAGGAGAAAGTGGAGAAGAGACTTGCAACAGCGAAGACAGAGCTCCAGAATCAGGAGCACAGAGCCCGGGATGAACTACAGCAAGCACAGAGACTGCTCCACAGCCAGGCCAGTGCCATGGCAGAGCTCGCCCACAGAGAGAAGAAG CTGATGGATTTCTGTACCGTCATTGCTCAGATGTTAGGGATGAACACGCCAGCCTCCGTTCCCAGCTGTGAGATTATCAAGAGGCTGGAGGTTCTTATTCATTCAGGTCATCACTTTACCCTGGTCAACCAGTGTGTAGTGCCACATCATCAGCACCACACAGCACTGATCCCAGATGCCCCTGCATGCTCTATCGTTACAACAGACTCTGCAGGGCCTGAAGTATCAGAGCAACCTACATTGTCTACTCCAACTACAACCTGA